Sequence from the Streptosporangiales bacterium genome:
GTCCGGCCGCCCAGGCCGGCGGTGAGGTCGTCGACGGGCGGGTAGCGTCGAGCCTCGTTGTCGATCACCTCGGGGGCGTACTCGTAGAGCCAGAACCGGCGGATCAAGGTCGGATCGCCGGTCAGGACGACGACCGGGCCGCGGGTGACGCGCCGCATCTCACGCAGGCCGGCGCGCAGGTCGGCCCACTGGTGGACGCTGAACGTGGTCATGGCCGCGTCGAACGAATGGTCCGCGAACGGCAGGCTCTCGGCGGTCGCGTCCACTGCGACAGCCAGGTCACTCGGCCGCTGTGCGCGCATGGACGCCGATGGCTCGACAGGCGTGACCACGCGTTCCCGCGGTTCGTAGGAACCTGCTCCGGCGCCGACGTTGAGTACGGTGCCGGCATCGCCCAGCGCCCGTTCGATCCGGTCCGCGATACGCGGGTCGGGCCGCCGGTATCGCGAGTACGCGCCGCCGATCTGCCCGTAGTCGGCGTCACCGGCGCTGCCGTCCGGGCGGCGGTCACGATCCATGGTCGGAGGCTACAACGGCCGTTGGGGCTAACGGTCCGTCCATCCCGCCTGCCAGGGCGGGAAGTTTACCGCTCCATGACCGTCGCACCCCTACACTCGACCGGGCCGGACGGGCCGGCGAAGGGGAGGCGACGATGACGGCTTCGAGACGCACCCGGGTGGCGGCGGCCGTCGTCGCCGGTCTCACGACGGCGACGATGAGCTCCATGCTGGCCGCCGCCTCCGCCACTGCCGCACCGGCCGATGCCGTGCCCGCGGACGTGACTCTCGTCCGCACCAGGCAGTCGCTCCTCGGCACCCATCAGTGGTACGCGCAGACGTACCGTGGCCTGCCGGTCGTCGGCGGCTACTACGCGCGGCACCTCGACAGGTCGGGGAGGGTGCAGAGCGTCTCCGACGGACGTGACGCCGTCCCGGCGGGCCTGTCGACCAAGCCCGCCGTCTCCGGGCCTGCCGCGACGTCGACGGCGGTCGACGCGGTACGCACGCGGGTGACCAGGCAGGCCGACATCGACAAGGACAGCGGCTACGTGCCGGCCGCGGACCACAGCAGTGCGCGGCTCGCCGTTCGCGGCGGCGCGTCCCCGACACTGGTGTGGCAGGTCACCACCCGGTCGACCGGCGGCGCCGCCCGCACCCTCGTCGACGCGGACGACGGCAGGACACTGGAGGTCAGGTCGCTCTCGCGGGCGATCACCGGCCGCGGCCGCGTCTTCGACCCCAACGCCGTGGTGGCGCTGCGCGACGAGACCCTGCAGGACGAGAACGACAAGAACCTCGAGGTGTTCTGGCCGGCGTACAAGAACGTCGCCCTGCGCAACCTGGACGGGTCGGGCAGGCTCGTGGGCCCGTACGTCCGGATCACCAAGGCCACCGGCGGCCTCGCGTCGTCGGACGAGAACAGGTTCGTCTACCAGCGCAAGAACGACCGGTTCGAGCAGGTGATGGCGTACTACCACCTGAACCAGACGCAGGAGTACATCCACGGTCTCGGCTTCACCGACGTCAACAACGAGTCACAGGACGTCGAGACGAACACGTTCGCCGGCGACAACTCGTTCTACGACCCCAGCACCGACACCATCACCTTCGGCCGCGGAGGCGTCGACGACGCTGAGGACGCCGAGGTGATCTGGCACGAGTACGGGCACGCGATCCAGGACGACCAGGTGCCCGGCTACGGCGAGTCGCAGGAGGCGGGCGCGATCGGCGAGGGCTTCGGCGACTACTGGGCGGCCACGATGTCGGTCCCGGTGAGCCGCAACTTCGACCTTCCGTGCATCGCCGACTGGGACGCCGTGTCCTACACGACGACGGAGCCGCACTGCCTGCGCCGTACCGACACCGCCAAGACGACC
This genomic interval carries:
- a CDS encoding methyltransferase domain-containing protein, which translates into the protein MDRDRRPDGSAGDADYGQIGGAYSRYRRPDPRIADRIERALGDAGTVLNVGAGAGSYEPRERVVTPVEPSASMRAQRPSDLAVAVDATAESLPFADHSFDAAMTTFSVHQWADLRAGLREMRRVTRGPVVVLTGDPTLIRRFWLYEYAPEVIDNEARRYPPVDDLTAGLGGRTSVTAVPIPLDCVDGFNQAYYGRPEALLDPGARQSCSAWSFVDTSVHDRFTADLRRDLADGTWDSRHGHLRTRPTFDGSLILVVSTPR
- a CDS encoding bacillolysin, giving the protein MTASRRTRVAAAVVAGLTTATMSSMLAAASATAAPADAVPADVTLVRTRQSLLGTHQWYAQTYRGLPVVGGYYARHLDRSGRVQSVSDGRDAVPAGLSTKPAVSGPAATSTAVDAVRTRVTRQADIDKDSGYVPAADHSSARLAVRGGASPTLVWQVTTRSTGGAARTLVDADDGRTLEVRSLSRAITGRGRVFDPNAVVALRDETLQDENDKNLEVFWPAYKNVALRNLDGSGRLVGPYVRITKATGGLASSDENRFVYQRKNDRFEQVMAYYHLNQTQEYIHGLGFTDVNNESQDVETNTFAGDNSFYDPSTDTITFGRGGVDDAEDAEVIWHEYGHAIQDDQVPGYGESQEAGAIGEGFGDYWAATMSVPVSRNFDLPCIADWDAVSYTTTEPHCLRRTDTAKTTDDATGEVHDDGEIWSAALWDINRTLGRQRADKAILESQFFYAPDTSFADAARDVVAATRHLYGAGAAAAATRAFEERKIL